Proteins co-encoded in one Drosophila biarmipes strain raj3 unplaced genomic scaffold, RU_DBia_V1.1 ptg000017l, whole genome shotgun sequence genomic window:
- the LOC122818937 gene encoding uncharacterized protein LOC122818937 has translation MDRSSPEAVRTMEKFNWNATPSVFTSSRQPLPSTLTLAPVSNKPVNCLLKASTSAKGLGSAESIRFTAATTSRRLDLLILKRKDPVPCLHIATKPFFLRSGPGKMELTLAGGLPT, from the exons ATGGATCGGTCCTCGCCAGAAGCCGTCCGGACTATGGAAAAGTTCAATTGGAACGCAACTCCCAGCGTTTTCACCAGCTCTCGACAACCGTTGCCCAGCACACTTACACTGGCCCCCGTGTCTAACAAACCAGTAAACTGCTTGCTCAAGGCCTCCACGTCGGCAAAGGGTCTAGGATCGGCGGAATCTATACGCTTCACAGCCGCCACCACCTCTCGTCGTCTGGATCTTCTTATCCTGAAGCGCAAAGATCCGGTTCCGTGCCTCCATATAGCTACGAAGCCTTTCTTTCTCCG CTCTGGACCTGGGAAAATGGAACTGACCCTCGCTGGTGGGCTTCCGACCTAA